A genome region from Taeniopygia guttata chromosome 18, bTaeGut7.mat, whole genome shotgun sequence includes the following:
- the GGA3 gene encoding ADP-ribosylation factor-binding protein GGA3, which produces MAEAEGESLESWLNKATNPSNRQEDWEYIIGFCDQINKELEGPQIAVRLLAHKIQSPQEWEAVQALTVLEACMKNCGRRFHNEVGKFRFLNELIKVVSPKYLGDRVSEKVKSKVIELLYSWTVALPEESKIKDAYYMLKRQGIVMFDPVIPADRTLIPSPPPRPKNPVFDDEEKSKLLAKLLKSKNPDDLQEANKLIKSMVKEDEARIQKVTKRMHTLEEVNNNVKLLNEMLVHYSKEESSEADRELMKELYERCETKRRTLFKLASETEDNDSSLGDILQASDNLSRVINSYKKIIEGQVINGEVDLPGMSVVEGSNSTNNLNTLIDLVGLDVTSTPPPPMPSSSLAPAPSTAPGPAEIPILPPPPQTLAPLRSSSSSQVEPAPTQQGSTTNSLSLLDEELLCLGLNDPAPAAGKETSENNQWSMFENEQLDLDFFNPKMVTVACNPAGNSLLHHTSQTTCGTSVTLPSAFPASQTAPSIPAPNSAPFVFPAVPPAGPPKSIPAASGYFSSSVGSNMSHKMDALGQLLEEAKGSATQGMATPSVFPGVTLPTSVAPAPLAAPAGLPATASGAPPAPFPSSCTAGSGSPLFQPASFQQQGSPMKAPEVSLANVHVPLESIKPSSALPVTAYDKNGFRILLHFARECPPGRSDVLVVVVSMLNTAPLPVRNIVLQAAVPKSMKVKLQPPSGTELSPFNPIQPPAAITQVMLLANPAKEKVRLRYRLTFTLGDQPSTEVGEVDQFPPVEQWGNL; this is translated from the exons ATGGCGGAGGCTGAGGGGGAGAGCCTGGAGTCGTGGCTGA ATAAAGCCACCAACCCATCCAACAGGCAGGAAGACTGGGAATACATCATCGGATTCTGTGACCAGATCAACAAGGAACTTGAAGG GCCACAGATAGCTGTGAGACTCCTGGCTCATAAAATCCAGTCACCACAGGAATGGGAGGCGGTCCAAGCCTTGACA GTGCTGGAAGCTTGTATGAAGAATTGTGGGAGAAGATTTCATAATGAAGTTGGGAAGTTTCGCTTTTTAAACGAGTTAATAAAAGTTGTGTCTCCAAAG TACCTGGGGGACCGAGTCTCAGAGAAGGTGAAGTCCAAAGTGATTGAATTGCTGTATAGCTGGACTGTGGCATTGCCAGAGGAATCCAAAATCAAGGATGCCTACTACATGCTGAAGAGGCAAG GGATTGTCATGTTTGATCCTGTGATTCCTGCAGACAGAACGCTGATTCCTTCCCCACCACCTCGTCCCAAGAACCCGGTGTTTGATGATGAGGAGAAATCCAAG CTTCTAGCCAAGCTGCTGAAAAGCAAAAACCCAGATGATTTACAAGAGGCCAACAAACTTATAAAATCCATGGTAAAAGAG GATGAGGCTCGCATCCAGAAGGTGACAAAGCGCATGCACACGCTGGAGGAGGTGAACAACAACGTGAAGCTGCTCAATGAGATGCTGGTTCATTACAGCAAAGAGGAGTCATCAGAGGCTGACAGGGAGCTCATGAAG GAGCTCTATGAAAGATGTGAAACCAAAAGACGGACACTGTTCAAGCTGGCCAGTGAGACAGAGGATAATGACAGCAGTTTGG GGGATATTCTGCAGGCCAGTGACAATTTATCGCGTGTGATAAATTcctataaaaaaataatagaggGACAAGTGATCAATGGTGAAGTGGATCTCCCTGGGATGTCCGTAGTGGAAG GGAGTAACTCCACCAATAATCTCAACACCCTCATTGACCTTGTTGGACTGGATGTCACCAGCACGCCGCCACCTCCGATGCCATCcagcagcctggcaccagcccccagcacagcccctggcccagctgaaatccccatcctccctcctcctccccagacTCTGGCACCGCTgcgcagcagctcctccagccaggTGGAAccagcacccacccagcagggcagcacaaccaactccctgtccttgctggaTGAGGAGCTCCTGTGCTTGG gcCTGAATgacccagcccctgcagcagggaaggagacCTCAGAAAACAACCAGTGGAGCATGTTTGAG AATGAGCAGTTGGACCTGGATTTCTTTAATCCGAAGATGGTGACTGTTGCTTGCAACCCTGCAGGGAACTCTCTTCTCCATCACACATCACAGACCACGTGTGGGACATCAGTCACGCTGCCTTCTGCTTTCCCAGCCTCCCAGACTGCTCCCAGCATCCCAGCACCAAACTCAGCACCATTTGTATTTCCTGCTGTGCCACCTGCAGGGCCTCCTAAGAGTATTCCAGCTGCTTCTGGGTATTTCAGCTCGTCTGTGGGGAGCAATATGTCACATAAGATGGATGCACTGGGACAACTCCTTGAAGAAGCCAAAGG GAGTGCCACCCAAGGCATGGCGACACCTTCAGTGTTCCCTGGGGTTACTTTGCCAACCTCTGTCGCCCCTGCCCCATTAGCAGCGcctgcagggctgccagccACTGCCTCTGGGGcccctccagctcccttcccAAGCAGCTGCACTGCTGGATCAGGAAGTCCTCTCTTCCAGCCAGCATCATTCCAGCAGCAAGGCAGTCCCATGAAAGCACCTGAAGTTTCTCTGGCCAATGTCCACGTTCCCTTGGAATCCATTAAACCCA GCAGTGCCCTGCCCGTGACAGCCTACGACAAGAACGGGTTCCGGATCCTGCTGCACTTTGCCAGGGAGTGCCCGCCGGGCCGCTCGGATGTGCTGGTCGTGGTGGTGTCCATGCTGAACACGGCGCCGCTGCCCGTGAGGAACATCGTGCTGCAGGCGGCCGTGCCCAAG TCCATGAAGGTGAAGCTACAGCCACCCTCTGGCACTGAGCTGTCTCCGTTCAATCCCATCCAGCCACCAGCTGCCATCACCCAGGTCATGCTTCTGGCAAATCCTGCAAAG